Proteins from one Rhizobium sp. CB3090 genomic window:
- a CDS encoding ABC transporter permease subunit (The N-terminal region of this protein, as described by TIGR01726, is a three transmembrane segment that identifies a subfamily of ABC transporter permease subunits, which specificities that include histidine, arginine, glutamine, glutamate, L-cystine (sic), the opines (in Agrobacterium) octopine and nopaline, etc.) gives MAILQLIGFGSTGWGALLLFGALMTLCVTAVALAIGAVFGAIIAAAKLSGNMVLKTLGNVYTTVFRGVPELLIIYLIYFGGSSAVTSIGKSFGYEGFLGMPSFAAGALAVGIISGAYQAEVFRGAYLAISKGELEAASAIGMHGGLRFRRIIMPQVLRYAIPGMGNVWQLSLKDSALISVTGLAELMRTSQVAAGSTRQYFLFFIVGGALYLILTSLSDRIFNGAERRANRSMPSAMGQA, from the coding sequence ATGGCGATATTGCAATTGATCGGTTTCGGCTCGACCGGCTGGGGCGCTCTGCTTCTGTTCGGCGCGCTGATGACGCTGTGCGTCACTGCGGTCGCATTGGCGATCGGCGCCGTCTTCGGAGCCATCATCGCGGCGGCGAAGCTTTCCGGCAATATGGTCCTGAAAACGCTTGGAAACGTCTATACGACGGTTTTCCGCGGCGTACCGGAACTGCTCATCATCTATCTTATCTATTTCGGCGGATCGAGCGCGGTCACCAGCATCGGCAAGTCCTTCGGCTATGAAGGGTTTCTGGGCATGCCCTCCTTTGCGGCTGGCGCGCTTGCCGTCGGCATCATCTCCGGCGCCTATCAGGCGGAGGTATTCCGCGGCGCCTATCTCGCTATTTCCAAGGGCGAGCTTGAAGCTGCCTCGGCAATTGGAATGCACGGAGGCTTGAGATTTCGGCGCATCATCATGCCGCAGGTGCTGCGCTATGCTATTCCCGGCATGGGCAATGTCTGGCAGTTGAGCCTCAAGGATTCCGCGCTGATCTCGGTCACCGGCCTTGCCGAGCTGATGCGGACCAGCCAGGTCGCCGCCGGTTCGACGCGACAATATTTCCTGTTCTTCATCGTTGGCGGTGCGCTTTATCTCATCCTGACGAGCCTGTCGGATCGCATCTTCAACGGCGCCGAACGCCGCGCCAACCGCAGCATGCCCTCCGCAATGGGCCAGGCCTGA
- the hutC gene encoding histidine utilization repressor codes for MKRATDRKRELADNDSGPLYAGVKQMILDRIHSGEWPPKHRVPSENELVVELGVSKMTANRALRELANEGELVRIQGVGSFVAERKGYSALFEVRNIADEIAERGHVHEASVVVLARETASPEVADALELEIGAAVFHSLIVHSENGVPVQIEDRFVHPEAAPEYLDQDFTTLTPNAYLTAAAPLSGSEHIVEAAMPQPWECKLLTVLKTEPCLAIRRRTWSARQVVSIARLVYPGHRYRLEARSGKMFEE; via the coding sequence ATGAAACGCGCTACCGATCGGAAACGTGAGCTGGCCGACAACGACTCCGGCCCGCTTTACGCCGGCGTCAAGCAGATGATCCTGGATCGAATCCACAGCGGCGAATGGCCGCCGAAGCATCGCGTTCCCTCGGAAAACGAGCTGGTCGTGGAACTCGGCGTCAGCAAGATGACTGCCAACCGGGCGCTGCGGGAGCTTGCCAACGAAGGCGAACTCGTTCGCATCCAGGGCGTGGGCTCCTTCGTTGCGGAGCGTAAAGGCTATTCGGCACTTTTCGAGGTGCGCAACATCGCCGATGAGATCGCCGAGCGCGGCCATGTCCACGAAGCCTCCGTCGTCGTTCTCGCCCGCGAAACCGCCTCTCCCGAGGTTGCCGACGCGCTGGAGCTGGAGATCGGGGCGGCGGTTTTCCATTCGCTGATCGTCCACAGCGAAAACGGCGTTCCAGTGCAGATCGAGGACCGTTTCGTTCACCCGGAAGCAGCACCCGAATATCTCGATCAGGACTTCACGACACTGACGCCGAATGCCTATCTGACGGCCGCGGCCCCACTTAGCGGCTCGGAACACATCGTCGAGGCCGCAATGCCACAGCCTTGGGAATGCAAGCTCCTGACGGTTCTGAAGACCGAACCCTGCCTGGCCATCCGCCGACGTACCTGGTCGGCGCGACAGGTCGTCTCCATCGCTCGTCTCGTCTATCCCGGACACCGGTATCGGCTGGAAGCGCGCAGCGGCAAGATGTTCGAGGAATAA
- a CDS encoding transporter substrate-binding domain-containing protein: MKIRHALLSSALALAVLAGPAAQAKDWKTVTITLEGAYAPWNLTNSDGTLGGFEPELAKVLCERAKVECKLVASDWDGMIPALNAGKFDVIMDALSITDERKQVIDFTVPYAATPAAFATAKDSPLANAAGTGATVKMTPGQTGVKEIDALKAAFKGKTIGIQAATVYAKFIYDNFGDVATIREYKTGADRDLDLQNGRIDLGFDDAVYFQTAFDAANGALAFTGPQVAGPIWGVGEGLGVRKSDTDLRDMFNAAIKSALADGTVKNLSMKWFKTDVSPQS; this comes from the coding sequence ATGAAGATCAGACATGCCCTTCTTTCCAGCGCCCTGGCGCTTGCTGTTCTCGCCGGCCCTGCGGCCCAGGCGAAGGACTGGAAAACCGTTACCATCACGCTCGAAGGTGCCTATGCGCCATGGAACCTCACCAACTCCGACGGTACGCTCGGCGGCTTCGAGCCGGAGCTGGCCAAGGTGCTGTGCGAGCGTGCCAAGGTCGAATGCAAGCTCGTGGCGTCCGATTGGGACGGCATGATCCCGGCTTTGAATGCCGGCAAGTTCGATGTGATCATGGATGCGCTGTCGATCACCGACGAGCGCAAGCAGGTCATCGACTTCACCGTTCCTTACGCCGCGACGCCGGCCGCTTTCGCGACGGCAAAGGACAGCCCGCTGGCCAACGCAGCCGGCACCGGGGCGACCGTCAAGATGACACCCGGCCAGACCGGCGTTAAGGAGATCGACGCGCTGAAGGCAGCCTTCAAGGGCAAGACCATCGGCATCCAGGCCGCTACCGTTTACGCCAAGTTCATCTACGACAACTTCGGCGACGTCGCGACGATCCGCGAGTACAAGACCGGCGCCGACCGTGACCTCGATCTGCAGAACGGCCGTATCGATCTCGGCTTCGACGATGCCGTTTATTTCCAGACGGCCTTCGATGCCGCCAACGGCGCGCTTGCCTTCACCGGCCCGCAAGTCGCCGGCCCGATCTGGGGCGTCGGCGAAGGCCTCGGCGTCCGCAAGTCTGACACGGACCTGCGCGACATGTTCAACGCGGCAATCAAGTCGGCACTGGCCGACGGCACCGTGAAGAACCTCTCGATGAAGTGGTTCAAGACGGACGTCTCTCCGCAGTCGTAA